One segment of Glandiceps talaboti chromosome 21, keGlaTala1.1, whole genome shotgun sequence DNA contains the following:
- the LOC144451489 gene encoding D-beta-hydroxybutyrate dehydrogenase-like translates to MATNKPRVVLVTGSTSGIGLGIAKVFAESGYSIIVTGFGDDQLIQSILSELNQLSKVGAHYVPADLCKPDEIEELYRKVKEIHPDGIDILVNNSGCQRRYLVEDFPLDDWNMMVASMLTAPFHLIKLFLPDMKKRGWGRIVNNSSALGKVGLPDRCAYVTVKHGLIGLTKTVALETATTGVTCNAICLGLVDTPLVKKICQENAASKGITFEEAKTDYLTKWQPTAELIQVRQVAETVKFMCSPAADQMTGSTLTLDGGWTAQ, encoded by the exons atggcaacaaataaGCCCCGAGTAGTCTTGGTAACAGGATCAACCAGTGGGATAGGATTGGGAATTGCCAAAGTTTTTGCAGAGAGTGGATATTCCATTATTGTGACTGGATTTGGTGATGATCAACTTATACAGTCAATTCTCAGTGAACTAAACCA GCTGTCGAAAGTTGGTGCACACTACGTCCCTGCTGATTTATGCAAGCCGGACGAAATAGAAGAATTATACAGAAAAGTTAAAGAAATCCATCCAGATGGTATAGATATATTGGTGAACAATTCAG GGTGTCAACGTAGATATCTTGTTGAAGACTTCCCATTGGATGACTGGAATATGATGGTAGCCTCTATGTTAACTGCACCATTTCATCTAATTAAACTCTTCCTGCCAGACATGAAGAAACGAG GTTGGGGTAGAATTGTCAATAATTCGTCTGCCTTGGGTAAAGTAGGACTTCCTGATCGGTGTGCCTATGTTACTGTCAAGCATGGCCTGATTGGACTGACTAAA ACCGTTGCCTTAGAAACAGCAACTACTGGTGTTACCTGCAATGCAATATGCCTTGGTCTTGTTGACACCCCGT TGGTAAAGAAAATATGTCAAGAGAATGCAGCTAGCAAAGGTATTACCTTTGAAGAGGCAAAG ACTGATTATCTAACAAAATGGCAACCAACAGCAGAATTGATACAAGTACggcag GTTGCAGAAACTGTGAAGTTTATGTGTTCACCAGCAGCTGATCAAATGACGGGATCGACATTGACTTTAGATGGTGGATGGACAGCACAGTGA